In the Passer domesticus isolate bPasDom1 chromosome 4, bPasDom1.hap1, whole genome shotgun sequence genome, one interval contains:
- the PDCL2 gene encoding LOW QUALITY PROTEIN: phosducin-like protein 2 (The sequence of the model RefSeq protein was modified relative to this genomic sequence to represent the inferred CDS: inserted 2 bases in 1 codon; deleted 1 base in 1 codon; substituted 2 bases at 2 genomic stop codons) produces the protein MILENKRSTSFVCFSFFVWVFCVSSESRMNLEELKEAEVCFDETDRKAIERGVEQHLQEWKCLQRRQKYVKVKESCGKQYAKEVTNAPENVWVIIHLYWXSIPICLLVNEHLNLLAXKFPEGKFLKAIVNCCIQNYKDRCLPTILVYKLVKYKXRFIGIAKHVGIYLKAEGTRNISK, from the exons ATGATTCTGGAGAACAAAAGGTCGACTTCTTTtgtctgtttctctttttttgtttgggttttttgtgtttccaGTGAAAGCAGAATGAATCTTGAAGAACTAAAGGAAGCTGAAGTTTGCTTTGATGAGACTGATAGGAAAGCTATTGAGAGAGGTGTAGAG CAACACTTGCAGGAATGGAAGTGTCTTCAGAGGAGGCAAAAGTATGTGAAGGTAAAAGAAAGTTGTGGCAAGCAGTATGCAAAAGAAGTT ACAAATGCTCCAGAAAATGTTTGGGTTATAATTCATCTTTATTGGTAAAG TATCCCAATATGTTTACTGGTTAATGAACACCTCAACCTGCTGGCCTGAAAGTTTCCAGAAGGCAAGTTTCTCAAAGCCATTGTAAACTGCTGCATTCAGAATTACAAGGACAGGTGTTTACCCACAATACTTGTATATAAACTGGTGAAATACAA CAGGTTCATTGGGATAGCTAAACATGTGGGAATATATCTGAAAGCAGAAGGCACTAGgaatatttctaaataa